In Lactobacillus sp. PV012, one genomic interval encodes:
- a CDS encoding 3'-5' exonuclease: MNFIAMDFETANFSPESACSLAIVMVRNNKIIDKFYTVINPQMPFNSRNIRIHGITANDVKNAPTMAEVWPKIAGLFRPGMLVAAHNARFDTNVLKKSLARYGISEPHYLVLDSLATSKRFEPELPNHKLNTVSEALNINLWHHHNALSDSEACAEIIIKQNQQFGDTPIKKLVKQI, encoded by the coding sequence ATGAATTTTATTGCAATGGATTTCGAAACTGCTAATTTTTCACCTGAAAGTGCATGTTCTTTAGCAATTGTAATGGTTCGAAATAATAAAATTATCGATAAATTCTATACTGTCATTAATCCACAAATGCCTTTTAACTCACGTAATATTAGAATTCATGGCATTACAGCAAACGATGTTAAAAATGCTCCCACAATGGCAGAAGTTTGGCCAAAAATCGCAGGACTTTTTCGTCCTGGGATGCTGGTAGCAGCCCATAATGCACGTTTTGATACAAATGTTTTAAAAAAATCGCTTGCTCGCTACGGAATTAGTGAACCACACTATCTTGTTCTTGATAGTTTAGCTACCAGTAAGCGTTTTGAACCTGAGCTACCTAATCATAAACTAAATACTGTTTCAGAAGCGTTGAATATAAATCTTTGGCATCACCATAACGCCTTAAGTGATAGTGAAGCTTGTGCAGAAATTATAATCAAACAAAATCAGCAATTTGGAGATACCCCTATAAAAAAATTAGTCAAGCAAATTTAG
- the tsaE gene encoding tRNA (adenosine(37)-N6)-threonylcarbamoyltransferase complex ATPase subunit type 1 TsaE, whose protein sequence is MKKVLNINSDEEMQNFGMLLGNTAKPQSLLLLTGDLGAGKTTLTKGIAKALNIKRPVKSPTFTIVREYPEGKIPLYHMDMYRLEEDGDLSSIDMPNYLNQPGIVVIEWPQFIEESLPKNYLKLNIKRVDDSWDSTKRRIEATIEGEKYAQWWEKIIKSL, encoded by the coding sequence ATGAAGAAAGTTCTAAACATTAATTCAGATGAAGAAATGCAAAATTTCGGAATGCTATTAGGTAACACTGCAAAGCCCCAATCCTTGCTTTTACTAACAGGGGATTTAGGGGCGGGAAAAACAACTCTAACAAAAGGAATTGCTAAAGCTTTAAATATCAAACGCCCTGTAAAAAGTCCAACTTTTACAATTGTGAGGGAATATCCAGAAGGTAAAATTCCTTTATATCACATGGACATGTACCGTTTAGAAGAAGATGGTGATTTATCAAGTATTGATATGCCAAATTACCTAAACCAACCAGGGATAGTAGTTATAGAATGGCCGCAATTTATTGAAGAAAGTTTACCGAAAAATTATCTTAAGTTAAATATTAAGCGGGTAGATGATTCTTGGGATTCAACCAAAAGAAGAATAGAAGCGACTATTGAAGGCGAAAAGTATGCTCAATGGTGGGAAAAAATAATTAAATCTTTATAA
- a CDS encoding ABC transporter permease — MKKIKWSRLYLGLVLFILYLPIFYLIYFSFSSGQNMDHFKTFTWDHYRDLFTDTRLLAIFVQTIILALLSSVVATIIGTLGAIGISETRNKKTKGVLLALNNILMVSPDVIIGASFLIFFTALGIGLGFVSVLLSHIAFSIPIVVLMVLPRLYEFDSSLIDAAKDLGASSLQIFNKILLPAITPGILAGFFMALTYSLDDFAVTFFVTGNGFSTLSVEIYSRARQGINLEINALSTIMFALVMLIVFGYYFVSLKRRKKKVKNK, encoded by the coding sequence TTGAAAAAAATTAAGTGGTCACGCCTATATCTTGGATTAGTACTTTTTATACTATATTTACCAATTTTTTATTTAATTTACTTCTCTTTTTCTAGTGGGCAAAATATGGATCATTTTAAAACTTTCACATGGGATCATTATCGGGACCTCTTTACGGATACTAGGTTATTAGCTATTTTTGTACAAACTATTATTTTGGCTTTGCTTTCTAGTGTAGTTGCTACAATTATTGGTACTTTGGGAGCAATTGGAATTAGTGAAACTCGTAATAAAAAGACTAAAGGAGTTTTGTTAGCTCTAAATAATATTTTGATGGTGTCGCCTGATGTAATTATTGGAGCAAGTTTTTTAATTTTTTTTACTGCTTTAGGAATAGGATTAGGCTTTGTATCAGTCCTACTTAGTCACATTGCCTTTTCAATTCCAATAGTGGTGTTGATGGTTTTACCACGATTATATGAATTTGATTCATCGTTAATAGATGCCGCAAAAGATTTAGGAGCAAGTAGTCTGCAAATTTTTAATAAAATTCTTCTTCCAGCAATAACTCCTGGAATTTTAGCAGGTTTTTTTATGGCCTTGACTTATTCATTAGATGATTTTGCTGTTACATTCTTTGTAACGGGTAATGGCTTCTCGACGCTCTCAGTAGAAATATATTCACGTGCAAGACAGGGGATTAACTTAGAAATTAATGCTTTAAGTACAATTATGTTTGCCTTGGTAATGCTAATTGTATTTGGGTATTACTTTGTAAGTCTAAAAAGAAGAAAAAAGAAGGTGAAGAATAAGTGA
- the murB gene encoding UDP-N-acetylmuramate dehydrogenase has translation MDLMELKEQGFNIQKNVSLSKFTFTKTGGPAEFLAFPKNLDQLKKLVEVAHHYQIPLTIIGNASNLIIKDGGIDGLVIILTEMNEIKAYPEDNLIVAQAGAKIIDTSQAAYEAGLSGLEFAAGIPGSIGGAVFMNAGAYGGETSSVIKSVEVITRDGQFKTYSHDEMKFGYRHSLVQDNGDIVIQATFKLATGDKFAIKDKMEYFNGLRRAKQPLEYPSCGSVFKRPEGHFVGPMIIKAGLQGKQIGGAQDSLKHAGFIVNVGGATATDYLDLIHLIQKKIKEDFDVDLQTEVRIIGKDKD, from the coding sequence ATGGACTTAATGGAATTAAAAGAACAAGGCTTTAATATACAGAAAAATGTTTCTCTGTCTAAATTTACTTTTACCAAAACTGGAGGACCAGCTGAGTTTTTAGCCTTTCCTAAAAATTTAGATCAATTAAAGAAATTAGTAGAAGTAGCACATCACTATCAAATCCCATTAACGATAATTGGAAATGCATCTAATCTTATTATCAAAGATGGAGGAATTGATGGGCTAGTTATTATCTTAACTGAAATGAATGAAATTAAAGCTTACCCAGAAGATAATTTAATTGTTGCACAAGCAGGTGCTAAGATTATTGATACTTCTCAAGCTGCTTATGAAGCGGGACTAAGTGGTTTAGAATTTGCCGCTGGTATTCCGGGAAGTATTGGAGGAGCAGTATTTATGAATGCTGGAGCCTATGGTGGTGAAACTTCGTCTGTAATTAAATCAGTAGAAGTTATAACTAGAGATGGCCAATTTAAAACCTATAGTCATGATGAGATGAAATTTGGTTATCGTCATTCCCTCGTTCAGGATAATGGTGATATTGTTATTCAGGCAACTTTTAAGTTAGCAACTGGCGATAAGTTTGCTATTAAAGATAAGATGGAATATTTTAATGGACTGCGCCGTGCTAAACAACCATTAGAGTATCCTTCTTGCGGTAGTGTTTTCAAGCGACCCGAAGGCCATTTTGTAGGTCCGATGATTATTAAAGCTGGACTTCAAGGAAAGCAAATTGGAGGCGCGCAAGATTCATTAAAGCATGCAGGTTTTATTGTGAATGTTGGGGGAGCGACTGCTACTGATTATTTGGATTTAATTCATTTGATTCAAAAAAAGATTAAAGAAGACTTTGATGTTGATTTACAAACTGAAGTTAGAATTATTGGAAAAGATAAAGATTAA
- a CDS encoding ABC transporter ATP-binding protein, whose translation MSDIIKLEHVRKEYDDGFVALKDINLTIESGKFYSLLGPSGSGKTTILRMIAGFSEPTQGKILFDGKDITHLEASKRQLNTVFQNYALFPHMNVFENIAFGLRLKKKGKREIKQAVTEALHMVQLDGFANREISELSGGQQQRVAIARALVNQPKVLLLDESLSALDKRLRKDMQFELREIQKKLGITFIFVTHDQEEALAMSDEIFVLNEGKIQQSGSPVDIYDEPVNDFVARFIGESNILPGRMVKDFKVEFGNHTFECADAGIKSGEKVEVVIRPEDIDITSIKQGKLRAVVQSQLFLGDHFEIKAKDSDENEWLIHSTNPTVIGKEVGLYFDPEDIHVMRFGESEEEFDKRLETYEEE comes from the coding sequence ATGAGTGACATCATTAAACTAGAGCATGTTCGCAAAGAATATGACGATGGCTTTGTAGCACTGAAGGACATTAATTTAACTATTGAATCAGGTAAATTTTATTCACTTTTAGGTCCATCTGGTTCGGGAAAGACAACGATTTTAAGAATGATAGCTGGTTTTAGTGAACCCACGCAAGGGAAGATCTTATTTGATGGAAAAGATATCACTCATTTGGAAGCTTCTAAAAGACAATTAAATACGGTATTTCAAAATTATGCTTTATTCCCACATATGAATGTTTTTGAAAATATTGCTTTTGGGTTGCGCTTAAAGAAAAAAGGAAAAAGAGAAATCAAACAAGCAGTTACTGAAGCCCTTCATATGGTGCAGCTAGATGGTTTTGCTAATCGAGAAATTTCGGAACTTAGTGGAGGTCAACAGCAACGTGTCGCAATTGCAAGAGCTTTAGTTAACCAACCTAAAGTTTTGCTTTTAGATGAATCATTGTCTGCCTTAGATAAAAGATTACGTAAAGATATGCAGTTTGAATTAAGAGAAATTCAAAAAAAACTAGGGATTACTTTTATTTTCGTTACTCATGATCAAGAAGAGGCTCTAGCAATGAGTGATGAAATTTTTGTACTAAATGAAGGCAAAATTCAACAAAGTGGTAGTCCAGTAGATATTTACGATGAACCAGTTAATGATTTTGTAGCGCGTTTTATTGGTGAGTCTAATATTTTACCAGGAAGAATGGTTAAGGACTTTAAAGTTGAGTTTGGCAATCATACTTTTGAGTGTGCAGATGCTGGAATTAAATCTGGTGAAAAAGTTGAAGTAGTGATTAGACCAGAAGATATTGATATAACTAGCATTAAGCAGGGTAAACTACGTGCAGTTGTTCAAAGTCAATTATTTTTAGGTGATCATTTTGAAATTAAAGCGAAAGATAGTGATGAAAATGAATGGTTGATTCACTCAACAAATCCTACTGTTATTGGGAAAGAAGTAGGTTTATACTTTGATCCAGAAGATATTCACGTCATGCGTTTTGGAGAAAGTGAAGAAGAATTTGATAAAAGATTAGAAACCTATGAAGAGGAGTAG
- a CDS encoding ABC transporter substrate-binding protein, which translates to MKKLIIGICSILVLCLGLEFVVHRLNEVGVTKNSKNLIIYNWGDYIDPKLIKKFEKETGYHVTYETFDSNEAMYTKLKQGGTSYDVAVPSDYMIAKLRKANLLDKIDTKKIPNFKYIGHEFLGHSFDPHNEYSIPYFWGTLGIVYNDKYVKKGAIKHWDDLWKKDYRHNILLVDSARDIMGLSLASMGNSMNTTNSLKLKLAKAKLDGLGPNVKAIISDELKMYMIQNEAAVGVTWSGEARTMLEENKHLHYVVPPEGSNLWFDNFVIPKTAKNVTGAQKFINFMLNPKNAAQNAEYIGYPTPNTAAQKLLPKTIKNDKQFYPSMQAMKNLQVYQDLGPKKIQEYNDLFLEFKMYAR; encoded by the coding sequence GTGAAGAAGTTAATTATTGGGATTTGTAGTATTTTAGTCCTTTGTTTAGGACTAGAATTTGTAGTCCATCGGTTAAATGAAGTAGGTGTTACAAAAAATAGTAAGAATCTTATCATTTACAATTGGGGAGATTACATTGATCCAAAATTAATTAAAAAATTTGAAAAGGAAACAGGTTATCATGTAACCTATGAAACATTTGATTCAAATGAAGCAATGTACACAAAACTAAAGCAGGGTGGGACTTCTTATGATGTTGCAGTACCTTCTGATTATATGATTGCAAAATTACGTAAAGCAAACTTGCTTGATAAAATTGATACTAAAAAAATACCTAATTTTAAGTATATTGGACATGAATTCTTAGGCCATTCTTTTGATCCTCATAATGAATATTCAATTCCTTATTTTTGGGGAACTTTAGGAATTGTTTACAATGATAAATATGTAAAAAAGGGTGCTATTAAACACTGGGATGATCTTTGGAAAAAAGATTATCGTCATAATATTTTATTAGTAGACTCAGCACGCGATATCATGGGGTTATCTTTAGCTTCAATGGGAAATTCGATGAATACCACTAATTCTTTAAAGTTAAAATTAGCTAAGGCTAAGCTTGATGGATTAGGCCCAAATGTAAAGGCAATAATTTCTGATGAGTTAAAAATGTATATGATTCAGAATGAAGCGGCGGTGGGAGTAACTTGGTCGGGAGAAGCAAGAACAATGCTAGAAGAAAATAAACATTTACATTATGTAGTTCCACCAGAAGGTTCGAATCTTTGGTTTGATAATTTTGTGATTCCTAAAACTGCTAAAAACGTCACGGGAGCACAAAAATTTATTAATTTTATGTTAAATCCTAAGAATGCGGCTCAAAATGCTGAATATATTGGCTATCCTACTCCTAATACAGCAGCGCAGAAATTATTACCGAAGACGATAAAAAATGATAAGCAATTTTATCCATCAATGCAAGCAATGAAAAATTTACAAGTTTATCAAGATTTAGGTCCGAAAAAGATTCAAGAATATAATGATTTATTTTTAGAATTTAAGATGTACGCTCGTTAA